The region TCTATATGAGATCAAGAACCAATCATAACAGAGGTAACATTCACTTTTCTAGATTCTCATCAAAAATAGGATACTGTTAGATGCACTCACACTACCTGAACATCTTAGAAGGATGTTAAAACTTCCTtagcctcatgtatttttaaaatgcaaattaaattgtaatattttaccctttgtttttgttttccaaggtagggtctcgctctagcccaggctgatctggaattcactatgtagtatcagggtggccttgaactcacagcaatcctcctacctctgcctcccgagtgctgggattaaaggcgtgtgccaccatgcccagctctttatacCATTTTTTATGCTTCTCTATTTGGGCCAAAAATGCTAGTATGGTTTGGGCAAAACAAGTATTCTCCTCCATGGAGAGAAATCTCAGTAGACAACATTACTCACTGGAGTGCTCAGATGCTTGGTGCTCTGAATCAGGAGCTCCACTTTCCAGGAATTTATCCTACAGATGTATTGATACTGTGGTCATAACTGAACATGAAAGCTATCAAGAACTAACCTGGAGTTCTTCAGAAGGTGGAACGTGGAGTTACCTACTGGTACTTTTCTTGCCATATGCCCAAGCTGTGAAAACAGGTCCACGCTCAAAGCAGCACTCCTTATTATTGCTAAGATGTGGAGACAACTTAAATGTTCACCCACTCAAGTGAAAGAAAGGTGAAAAACAAAGTACAAAATAATGTATGCACCATGATTCCAATTgtgtgaaaaaaaatgtatttcttgagAGATACATAAAAGGCTGGTAATGATTATGTTTTCAGCATTCCTTCTATATTTCCCTAAATGTTTTACTGTGAAAATATTTAGTTCCCAGTTTGTctgttttttctaattttttaatttaatttatttattagagagagagaaaaagagaggcagacttatagagagaattgacatgctaggGTAAactaactccatacacatgcaccgcattgtgcatctggcttatgtgggtcctggggaattgaacctgggtcattaggcatggcaggcaaatgccttaaccactaagccatctctccaacaatttttgttgttgttcttaattcattctttttcataAAGGTAAAAGATAATctcaatcagccaggcatggtggcacacacttttaatcccagtactcaggaggcagaggtaggaggatcactgtgagtttgaggccagcctgaaaatacagagtgaattccaggtcagcctgggctagagtgagaccctgcctcaaaaaacatatatatattctcaatCAGTAAACTATTAAATACCCTACCTCACATGATACAGATAAAATGCCATGGGGCAAACACGCATACTAACATTGTAGAGCTGCCTTCAGAAGCTTGCCTTTGGACTAGAAAGAACATAAAAAATCAGTGGAAAAATAATTTATggcaaatttaaagaaaattactaGAATAATATAAGCAATCTTGTACAAACACTACGTGTATGGCGGAAGGCTCTTGGAGCTACATTAAACTGTGCTTGTTAGCACCAAGGAGCAATTATAAAATCTATACTCACTTCATAGGTGCAGGTAGCTTTTCAGAAGTTTGCTTTCTACACAGTAGTAAATGTATGGCAGCTACCAGGTTGTTTCAAACACAAGTGGAAATTTAGAAAACTTATTGTAAAAGTTCCTTGTATGTAATAATCCCTCTGTGTTTCTACACAGGTAGAAATAAAtgtgctcttgggctggagaaatggctcagcagtgaaggcacttgcttgcagacccTAACAACCTgaaattgattccccagtagccacataaaaccagatgcacaaagtggcacacgcatctggagtccctttgtctctgtctgtcttctctctctgcttgcaaataaataaacaaatataattttaagggttttaaaaattattttattttatttatttacttatttgagaaagagaggcagatagagaaagagagaaagaatgggtgtgccagggcctccagtggctgcaaatgaactcaagacatatgcaccaccttgtacatctggcttatgtgagtcctggggaattgaacctgagtccttaggcttcgcagacaagtgccttgacagcttaagccatctctccaagccataaaattttttaagaacagaaataaatgagCTCTCAGAGGCTGCCCCATTGACCATGCAGAAGGACTCAGACCTAGAGTGCAATTCATAAGCGGCATTGGGCACCTACTCTGTGCAGGACAGGTGCCCATATGTTTCCAAATTCTCATAGCCACTCTGGAAGTTGTGAGTCAATAGTCTCACTTTAACAGATGCATGGggtagggaggaaaagaaaaagaaacctcagaagaaaaataaattgagcaGAGTCTTAACAGCAAATACTGGGTGAGATTAGTGGTCAAATCCAAGTCTGACTTCAGTACAAATATTCCATCTACAAAACCATTCAGATTCTCAGGGTGGAAATTGCTTCTGCCTTGTTTAGTAGTCAAGAATGTGAAATTAGCATTTGTTAGTTTCACTATATGTTAAGCTGGATTTAGGGAGAGTTAAACTTCTTAGTTCTTCATCTATTCTAGAATTTTCTAACAGAACCATGGATATGGATGAATAATGTAAGGAAATGATTGGAGGGACATGTTTAATAGTTGGCCTAGGTAGATTGTAGTCTACCAACCATATAGAGTATGCTATAGCTACAAAGGATGGGatcatttattaagatttgcaGTGTCAAGTGGTTCTATATCGTGAGTTATATGACCATTTCACAGATAAGAAAGTGAAAATTTGGGGAAGAATTCTCCAGGTCCCTAAAGTGATTTGAAAAATATGTCAATAACATGGGAGTGTTAGAGTCTGAACTGAAACCTGAGCTTCTGCACACTGGACCTTTTCATTCTTTGCTCTATCATGAGTCCACCCATGCATAGATGTGCAAGTAGTAAATAGAGTTTGTGTTCCAGTAAGTTTGGTTGTGAAGCAGAGGAGTGAAAATCAGCTACTCTCTACAGTGGGAGATGAGGGTAAGAAAGGATATTGTGCTTCCTTAGAGTTGAAGACTTCAGATGATGCTTAAGTGGAAAATGCATCTTGAAAGATAAAACATACTGCAGGACAATGCTGCGAGCTTCAGAAAAGTCTCTACGCTTCATGCAAGTGAAGAAGTGAAGTGAATAATCAGTGGGTGAGGCTGCATAAGAAAGGGGTCGTTGATGTTGagcttggtagcacacacctttaatcccagcactcaggggacagaggtaggaggatcaccatgagttcgaggccaccctgagattacatagtgaattccaggtcagtctggactagagtgaaaccctatctcgaaaaaccaaaaaagataaaagaaaggggTTGTTGACAGGAACCTAAAACATCATTTAGTGTTGGCAAGGAAGAATGATATTTTCCCAGAGACTTGGGCaaataaagacaaagagaatTTAATTTATAACCAATGGAAATTTGTTCATGGTTGGAACCAGGTGATATGGTTccacctttcttccttcttttcttccttccttcattctttccttttgtttttatttgttttggtttgtgggtttttgttggtattttttaaagataaagtccctctatgtagcccaggatgtcctcaTACTCAgcattcctgcctcagcctcccaggtgctgggataatagacttgcaccaccatgttctCAGTAAAATAGACCTTAAAGTGACTTGTGATGAATGAAGCAGTACATAGATGGAAGTAGGCTCAAGAAGTGTGAGGAGGGTTTTGCTGTATATTAAACTGGAGATATCCTTATAAAGTCACACTAATAATAAAGGTTAAAATCAAGAGATTGAGTCACATTCAGATCTTGGAAAAAATTTGTTAACATGTCTATCTGAACTTTCAATAATTTCCATCTTACAATGAGAAACAGGAGACCATAGCAGAACAGCCTCGACATGGTAATAGATTTGGCCTCACCTCTGTTTCTCACCAACTTTGCAGTATGATATCATTTTCAACACCAAatgaaaactaaatatatatgacTGTTAGAAGGAATAAGAAAGATTACATGTCTAAGATGCCTAGTAGGGTAACTGGCTGAAATTCCGTGATTAAGGTCTTGCTATTTAATATCATTACTCTGAAACTTCCTGCCAAGGTATTTTTTTCTGCCTATCTCTCTTATTTCATTGCAGTCCACTATCTAGTATTGTTCCTtccacaagaaaaaaagaatgtcattttTGAGACCTTCAATATTAGTTGTATTTTAATGTGTTTATAAAGCCCATAAGATTGAGATTTTTAGAAGCAGTCAACTTGCATTAAGGTGTCTCATTCTACCTCCAGAAGAACTAAGGTGCTCTCTTCAGATTGTTTTGTAtctatgtgcagtggcaagaagtcctggtgcacccattctctctctttctctctctccctctctctctctccctctctctctcagataaataaagtaaaacaaaatgtttttaaaattacccCAAGTTAGAAAGATAAGGGACACAAACTCCATATTCGTGGGTACTAGGCAGGATGTATAACTTTAAAGCATAAGATATGAAATCAGAACATGAGTGGAGGAATAACGGACAAGGAAAGCACCAAAGTAACAGGGACGCAACAAAGGCAAGTCATTCTATCCCCGTGTAACCGGTAGAACCTAGGAAACTTTCTAGGTACCAGCAAAGATACGCTGATAAATGACCAGCAGCCCAGTATCAGGAAAAGTTGACAGTTGAAGGTGGGTGCTTATGACGTCCACATATGTTCATGTGACAAATGAGGCTGGTATACAGGAAGAGCACACTTCATTATACAAATGGTACAAAAATACAACAGCCTTCTTGAAAACTCCATGTAGCCAATTCTTCTATCTAATGGCCAGTCTGTGGTTGCAATTAATGAGTGAGTTTAGCTCTCACCTAATTGCTGGttgatattttcatttgtgtTAATCAATAAGCAAATGTAAAGGGAGTAGAGATGTGGTCAGATTCTCACCCATTTGTCAGTGAGGTGGACTATTTTGATAAGTTGGATAATAACTATGAAGGAACTACAAGCATTCTGCTAAGTACTAGAAAAATATTTCCTCAACTTTCTGCCATTCACAATGTGATGGCTACACAAGTCtgatttattagcattttctccaTCACCTTTTCagctaagaaaataaacaaaataatgagtTAAACCCAGATTTTTAGTGATTTTTAGTGAAAACACTCTTTCCAGGTCCAAGGTGAATCTACCATGGGGATGTCACTGAAGAAAGAGTTGGAAAAATTCTAGTCATGACTCATTACATAGTCTTTCCATCTTCCACAATACCTTTCATCACAATTTATTGACAGTCTATGTGTATTTAACCTACTAAATTAATTATCTTCCAAAATCCATAAGaacagaaattcttttttttttttttttttttttggttttccaaggtagggtctcactctagccccagactgacctggaattcactatgtagtctcagggtggccttcaactcatgatgatcctcctacctctgcctcctgagtgctgggattaaaggtgtgcaccaccatgccaggtttaagAGCAGAAATTCTTGTCTTATTTCACCCTGCTATGTTATTAGTGGTTAGAACAAATatttaatgaatgaaaaataaaacattggctgggtgtagtggcacacacacctttaatcccagcacttgagaggcagagaaaggtggaACACAATGatttcaaggcctccctgagactacatagcgagttccaggtcagcctaggctagagccctacctcgaaaaatcaaaaaatcaagaagtacaaaaataaataaaaataaaacattgtggACTCCACTGAGCAAGGTGTAAAAGATCAGAAAGGACAGATACTAAGCACATGGATTGGACGTTGGAAGGGAGTGTTCAAAGAACAGCGTCTCCAGGACTGTCTGGACAAGAAGGCACACAAGAGGGCAGAGGCAAAGACAGACTCTCTGAAAGCTTCCACCTTCTGCACATCGAagtggaatgggagcaccaagagGAAAGGGCCCATGCCACAAGCAGTGCAACATGGAGCTCGAAAAATGCCCAGAGAAAACAGAGACACTGGGAAAAGATAGTTGCAGCAAAGAAGagcaaaagaaagcaagaaaaacaaagaagaaaagctaATCGTGTAGGAAATCCAGGCACCTGCTCCCAGCACAGCAAGCGGTTTTTGAAAGCCTTAACCAAAGAGAAACTTTTGGGGCCCAAACGCTCAGGACCAAGACTGTGTGTCGACTTGAGTATAACGTACCACATGTCAGGGAAGGAGCTGAGCAGGCTCGCTGGACAGATCCGAAGGTTGAATGGTTCAAACAAGAAAGCCATCGGGCCCTTTTGGATCTGCCTCACTGGGTTCGCTACTGACAGTCCCCTCTATGAAGAATGTTTGAGGATGAATGACAGATTTTCTACTTACCTCCTAGACATGACAGAAGAAGACTGCATCGATTTATTTCCTCTGGAAACCCTTGTGTACCTGACTCCTGGCTCAGAACAGGCTCTTGAAGACATTGATCTAAACAAAATATACATCCTCGGTGGACTTGTAGATGAAAGCATTCAGAAGAAGGTGACATTTCAAAAGGCTCGAGAATACTGTGTCCAGACAGCCCATTTGCCAATACAGGAATTCATGGTGAAGCAGCAGAATAAGAAGAATTATCATTCAGAAATATTGGCCATTAATCAAGTGTTTGATATCTTGTCCACTTACTTTGAGACTCAGAACTGGCCTGAAGCACTGAAGAAAGGAGTGTCTTCAGGAAAAGGATATGTCCTTCGAAATTCAGTGGAATGACAGACAGCCTATTGCACCATGGGAGAGAAAGTGCTAGAGGTATCTTGACTAACAAAGAGTGGCTGCGTATACACTTGCCTTTCTTGTCATCTTTGATCCTTGTAAGATATGGACAGGGACAACATCTCAAGTTTTGTATCACTCACCGTGCCTGGCTCACAGaagtgcccacataaaatattacactaaataaataaataagtaaatttaaaaaacattgtaCTTACTATCTTGTCAGGCACTATCCTCTAATGTTAGGTCGTAAGTCCCCACTCAACCCTATGACACTTACCATCTCCATCATGAAACCAGAAAGTGACTGAATCAAGTCACACAGAAGGTCTGTGGTGAAGCTGGGATTCACTCCCATGCACTCTCGTTCCCCACTCTTTCTTCATCATGGTGTGTTTGTTCTCTTAGTGCATTGGAGCCATGGTGCTGGCAGAGAGgttcggggggtgggggtgggggtgggggtgctttGCTGCAGAATCTAAAAGCAACATGGTCATATTACAGCAAATGAAGAGACAATATGCTGAAACTGATAAATTATCTGACAGGTgtgattttatagaaaaaaaaagtggaaaaggcACACTTGGAAACCATGGGAAGTTCTGGGAAGGAAAAATTCCAAAGCAGAACCTCTGCAAATGATAAGGTGAAGCAActcttttttgtttagttttatttatttatttgagagcaacagacagagaaagtggcagagaaagagagagagagagaatgggcacaccagggcctctaaccactgcaaacaaactcccgatgcatgcaccaccttgtgcttacgtgggtcctggggaattgagcctcgaactggggtccttaggcttcacaggcaagcgcttaaccactaagccacctctccagccccaacacatgGCAACTCTTAAATCCTGAAAGCAGTAAATTGAATgagaaaaaggaaatgtaaaTGAAGGATTCTATAATTATTTGGTTCAGCAATGAATATTTATAAAATCATAGTAATAAAAGCCAAGTATTACATACCCATGCTCCTTTATTGTTGAAATAAAAATAGTTCTTCTTTTATAGTATAACATTAGGAATACAGTTTATTTGGTtgcttggttggtttttcgaaATAAGGTGTTgccctaccccaggctgaccaggaactaactatgtgatctcagggtggcttcgaattcacggcagtcctcccacctctacctcccaagtgctgggattaaaggcgtgtgccaccatgccaggctttgttgtttttttaagttattaatttgagagagaaagaattttttttcttagcataaATTCTTATATTCAAGAGTCTTACTACTGTACACATGAATGGCTCGTGCTTGTGCTTTTAAGATTGACGTTCATTTGCCACGTTATTTACTCTGCTTCTTAGGTACCAGCAAAGGCCAGACACCTTACTCAGCAACTGCcctgccaccacctccaccatccCATCCAGTCAGCCAGCCACCGCTGCCAGCATCTCACCCAACAcagtctccagccccaagcctgcCGCCCAGAAACATTAAACCCTCTCTCGACCTGCGGTAAGCAAAAGATACTCTCCCATGTGTTCAGTGACTTGCCAGAGATCTTCGAGCTCTGCATGCCTGAGTGCCCAGGGATCCATGGCAAAACTCTAGCATACCTTGGTGGGCAGTTGGCATAAGGGCTAAGTAAGAAGGTAGATGTGATGCTCCCATTCCTGTCTAGGTCTGAGGAGCCCTTGTGTATATCTGTTTCACGTTGCAATTTCTCATACCAGTTCACTTGAAGATTCCCACTGACTTGAAAGGCTGGGAAATGTTCTTGAGCATACCAGCATCATCTCCActttcaccatcaccaccattacAGTCACCATTCCTACCTACCACCACAATGATCATTGTCACCTCCATTGCTGCCACCACAACCCCTACTTTCCTCATCACCATATTTTACTGACTACTTGTGATGTGCTAAACGTTGCAATCTCTATAACCTTATTGAGTTGGTAGTTTTATTATCTTTTCATGGATGAGAAAACAGAACTTCAGAAGGGAAACTTCTCCATGAGCACATGCTAGTCTAGAATAGAAACTTAAACCAGTTACTCTGCCTTCAAATTAAAAGTCtgccttggactggagagatggctcagcaggttaaggcacttgcctgcaaagcctaaggacccaggttcaattccccaatactcctgtatgcacaaggtggtgcatatgtttggagttcagttgcactggctagagaccctgatgtgcccattctctctctctttatctacctgcctctctctctgtctctctctcaaataaataagtaagataaatttttaaaaattatttttatttatttatcagagacagagagagtgagtgagagatacaaagagagaaagagaatgggtacaccagggcctctatccactgcaaacaaactccagatgtatgtgccaccatgtgcatccagcttgtgtgggacctggagaattgaacctgggtccttaggctttgcaggcaagttccttaaccactaagcaatctctccagccaataaatAAGACTTTTTTTAGAAGTCTGCCTTAAGCCACATGCTAAACAGCATTCAGTgaataaaaaatacacatttac is a window of Jaculus jaculus isolate mJacJac1 chromosome 13, mJacJac1.mat.Y.cur, whole genome shotgun sequence DNA encoding:
- the LOC101603653 gene encoding tRNA methyltransferase 10 homolog B-like; its protein translation is MDWTLEGSVQRTASPGLSGQEGTQEGRGKDRLSESFHLLHIEVEWEHQEERAHATSSATWSSKNAQRKQRHWEKIVAAKKSKRKQEKQRRKANRVGNPGTCSQHSKRFLKALTKEKLLGPKRSGPRLCVDLSITYHMSGKELSRLAGQIRRLNGSNKKAIGPFWICLTGFATDSPLYEECLRMNDRFSTYLLDMTEEDCIDLFPLETLVYLTPGSEQALEDIDLNKIYILGGLVDESIQKKVTFQKAREYCVQTAHLPIQEFMVKQQNKKNYHSEILAINQVFDILSTYFETQNWPEALKKGVSSGKGYVLRNSVE